AGTGATAAGTCCAAAGGCAAGACCACCAAGAGTAAGGCTATCAGGAAGGGTAAAGGTTTGCCAATCTATGAAGGAAAGGATAAGGAGAAGAGAAAAGAAGACAAAGTATACAAAAGCTTCAAAGGTAGCTCCCCACTTGTAGTAGGACAGACACGCAAGCGCCCCCGACAAAAATTCCACCACTGGGTATCTTAGAGAAATCTTCTCACCACAGTATCTACACCTTCCTCTAAGGATAAGGTATGAAATGATAGGTATGTTGTCGTAGAACTTTATAGAACTTCCACACTTGGGACAAGAAGAACCAGGCCTGATTATTGACATACCCCTAGGTATCCTGTAGATAAGAACGTTGTAAAAACTCCCAAGAACAGAACCAATGACAAACAAAAGTACGTATTCAAACATACGGCTTAAAATTATAAGCTATGGAGAAGGTTATTAAGATAGAAGGGATGACATGTCAGCACTGTGTTAACACTGTAAAAAGGGCACTCTATTCTGTAGAAGGTGTGTCTCACGTGGAGGTAAGCTTAGAAGATAAGCTAGCAAAGGTAAGCTTAGAAAAAGATGTTCCCTTTGAAGAACTAAAGAAAGCTGTTGAGTCCTTTGGGTATAAGGTAGTGGGTGAGGTTTGAAGAGTTCAAAAGTAGTCTAGAAAACCTAGAGAAAATAGGTGAAGGTTGGAGAGGTATAGTATACAAGGCTGTTTACAACTCCAAGCAGGTAGCTGTAAAGGTAGCCAAATCTCCAGAAAAAGAGCACGCTATAAGAAAAGAAGCTGAAATTCTCAACGCTCTGAAAGGCAACCATAATTTCCCCCAGATTTTAGTGGTGGGCGAGGACTTTTTTGTCTACGAGTACGTGGAAGGAACTCCCTTTGAGAAGCTGAACCTTACTCAAAAGGAAAAGCTCCTTGTATACTCCAAACTTCTAGACATAGCTTACTACCTTGATAGCATAGGCATAAGCAGGGATGAGTTTCACGATCTTAGGAAGAACTTGTTAATCAAAAGTGATGGAAATCTATGCCTTATGGACTTTGATAGGGCAACCTTTGGTAAAGGTCATAACTTGACACAGTTCTTGCAACTTTTGAGAAGGGAAGGTTTAATAACACATGAGGAGGCCATAAGCCTTGGAAAGGAGTACAGAAAAGAACCCAAGAAAACTTATCTACATCTTAAAACCCTCCTTGAAAGACTTGTACAAGAAGCTACTTAGTCTATACGGACCTCAAAACTGGTGGCCGGTAGACAAGAAATACCATGCTATGCATGGAACAGATCCAAGAGAGGAAGTAATAATAGGTGCCATACTTACCCAAAACACCAGCTGGAAAAATGTAGAAAAAGCTCTAGAAAGGCTCAAAAACTATGGCAAACTATCCCTTGACTTTATCCTAGAATGCCCTACAGAGAAACTAGAAGACCTCATAAAACCAGCAGGTTTCTACAGACAGAAAGCCAAAAGACTAAAAGCTGTGGCAAGAGCTCTCCACCCTCTAGAGAGGATAAAAAGGATAACAAGGGAAGAACTCTTAAGGATTGATGGTGTCGGTCCAGAGACGGCAGACGTTATACTCCTCTATGCCTTCGATGTTGAAAGCTTCGTGGTGGACAAGTACACGATTAGGTTCATGGAAAGGTTTTATGGTATCAGAAAAAACTACCATCAGATGAAGGCCTTGTTTGAAGAAAGCTTGGAGAAGGATTTAACTGTCTACAAGGAATTTCATGCTCTTATAGATGAACATGCTAAAAGGTACTGTAAAAAGGCACCCCTCTGCGAGGAGTGCCCTGTAAACTCTTGGTGTCTTAGTGCAGTCCCATCTTTTCAAGAAGTTTCTTTCTCCAGATCCAGAGAAGAAGCCCCATAAGGATAAGGTAGCCTATGGTAAACACACCCATAAGTGCCCTTTTGTTCTTCTCAGCGGGGTCTGGCTCGGATACAGACCTAAGGTAGGCTACTATCTTGGCTGTTTCCTCAGGTCTGCCCGTCATGACAGGTGGCATGCTAGTTCCAGGTAGGACCTTTTGAGGTTCAAGTATGAAGTTGTAAAGATACTCTGGACCTCTTGCGATATACATAGTGGAAAGGTCTGGGGGTACCTTACCAAAAGATTCCTTTAGGGCCATAAGGTCTGAGTAGAAGGTAGCCTCGTAAACGTCCCTAGGTAAGACCTTACCGTACTTCTCCTGTAGAGCTTTTAGGTTAGGATTTGCCTGGATGGAGGCGGGGTAGACAGCATCGTACCTTACAGAGTGACAGGACTGACAGTTCTGCTCAAATAGCTGCTTGCCTTCTTTAGCATACCTGCCGTAGTCCTCTATTATCTTCATGTGCTCGGCTGGAACTTTATAGCTTTCGTGCGCCACAAAGGGATTGTGGAACCAGAGTACGAAGAAGAAAAGGACTGTTATGACAGTAAAGAATGCCGTCCTTATCATTGCTCCTTACCTCCTTTGGCCTTGTACCATCCCCATTCTACTATGGAGATTATGGGCAGAGACAGGAAGAAACCTACGAATCCTACGGTAAATATCAGACCAAGCATAGCGTTGGTAGGTGTAGGAGGCATAGTTCCCAGTATGGTAAGAGCTATGGAGGATATTACCAGTACGAGGAAAGCTATAAAGAAGAGAGGTCTATTGCGTGCACTCCTTAAGGGTGAGAAGTCTAAGAAGGGAAGTACGAGTAGCAGAAGCAGAGCTATGTTAAACACCACAAAACCTAAGAACTTTTCGGGTATAGATCTGAAGATGGTGTAATAGGCCAGCAGGTACCACTCGGGAGCTATGTGAGGGGGTGTCTTGAAGGGGTCAGCAGGTTCAAAGTTATCAGGTGGTGTAAAGTGGCTCATGTGGAAGAACACGAAGAAGAAGAAGAGTGCCAGGTACCACATAACGTAAGCGCCTTCCTTTAAAGTCATGTAAGGATGGAAGGGCACACCTTCCTTCTTCTTGTCTATCTCCCTGCCCTCTGGGTTTGATATACCGTTGGCCCTAACTAGGTAAAGGTGGAAGCCTACGAGTCCAAGGAGTATAAGGGGAAGCAACCAGATGTGAAGACCGAAGAACCTTCCAAGGGTAATCTGTCCAAGTTCATAACCTCCCTTCATCAGAACGGATATGGTCTCACCTATCACACCAGGTATGGCTGTGGGTATCTCTGTGGTAACTACCATACCCCAGTAGGATAGCTGACCCCAAGGCAGAAGGTATCCAGAGAGGGCAGTCATGAGAAGGACGAAGTATATGAGCCATCCCACCATCCAAGTTAGTTCTCTTGGCTTCTTATAAGCGTTGTAGTAGATACCTGTGAGCATATGGAGGTAGACTATAGCCAGGAAAAAGTTAGCACCTGCTGCGTGGACGTTTCTTATGAGCCACATGAAGGGTATCTCTTTCATTATGGTATAGTTGACGCTGTCAAATGCCTTGTAGATGTTGGGTTGATAGTACATGACCAAGAAGATTCCAGAGATTATCTGAATGGCAAAAGCCACTAAGGCCATAACACCAAAGGCATAGGGGAAGGTGAGGTTCTTAGGAACCTTGTAGTCTATCATCTGAGACTGCCATAGTTCAGAAAGCTTAGCTCTTTCGTCTATCCATCTCTTTATCATCCCTATCATGGCCTACCTCCTTAGGTGAGTTCTTTTACAAACCCAGGTTCACCTATTATGAGCTTTGTACCTTCTACCTTCTGAGGGGGCACGTGGAGCGGTCTCGGAGGAGGACCGGCTATGTTATCCCCCCACGGAGAGTAAAAGCCACCGTGGCAAGGGCAATGGAAAACAGGATAGTTATACTCGGCTTCTCCCTGAGGCTTCCATAGAGGGACACAGCCCAAATGCGTACACACGGCTACTAAAGCGTAAAGAGGTTGACCTTGCAGGAGTTTGTAGTTGTCGGTCTCCTTTGTTTTCCCAGGCCATTGGAAGTTTTGAGGCAAGTGCACTACAAAGACAGGTTTACCTTTCCAGGAGACAACCCTCACCTGGCCCTCTGGTATCTGTGAACCATCCACCTCCACCTTAGCACCTGCCAAAGATGAGGCGCTAGGGGCAAGGGTTTTTAAGAGAGGATACAAAACGCCTGCTACACCCACCAGGCCAAGCCCACCTATGGCAAGGCCAAGAAGGTCTCTCCTTGATGTTTCCATATTTACACCTCCTTAAGTGCTCCTTAAGAGGTTGATTATATAACAAAATCGTATGATTCTGCTCTATTATCCATATTCTGATCTTTAATTCATTCTTAAACGTCCCTAAATTTAAAAATTTAAAGGTTACCGCCATGCAAAGTCTTAAAGACCTTATGTCTAAGATAGATATAGTAGATGTGATAGGGTCTTACATAGACCTAAAAAGGTCTGGAAGTAACTACATGGCCAGATGCCCCTTCCACCCAGATGACACACCTTCCCTCTCTGTATCTCCTTCTAAAGGAATATGGAAGTGCTTCGGTTGTGGAGTTGGTGGAGATGCTGTGAAGTTCGTAGCTATGTACGAAGGGATCTCTTACAGGGAGGCTTTGATCAAACTAGCAGAAAAGTACAGGATACCAATAAAGTTAAAGACCACTAAAGACGAAAAGATCTTCCTAATCATGGAGGAGGTAGCAAACTTCTACCATCAGCAGCTTAAAGGCAACGAAAGGGCAAAGGAATACCTAAAGTTCAGAAAAGTCCCTTCTGCCATGGTAGAAAGGTTTATGCTTGGTTTTTCCCCTTCCACTGAGAAGCTTTTAGAGTTTCTGAGCACCAGAGGATACCTCAATGAGTACGAAAAGACAGGCAACCTATATAAGTACAAAGACGGCTCCTACAGAGACATCTTCTTGGAAAGGCTGATAATACCCATAAGGGATGCCAAGGGAAGGCTGGTAGGTTTTGGCGGAAGGACTATCTCTGACGCACAACCCAAGTACATAAACTCCCCAGAAAGCAGTGTATTTAAGAAAGCTTCTGTACTCTTTGGTCTGTGGCAAGCCAAAGATTACATAAGAGAAAAGCAAGTTGCATACTTGGTAGAAGGATACTTTGATGTCATACGCATGCACTCAATAGGACTAAAGCAGACGGTAGCACCCCTTGGGACTGCCTTCACCCAGGAACACGCAGGCCTTCTTTCCAGGTACGCGAAGAGGGTTATTCTAGTGTTTGATGGCGACGAGGCCGGAAAGAAGGCTGTAAGAACGGCAGCCTCTCACTTACTATCCTACGGCATAGAGGTATTTGTGTGCTACCTTCCAGAAGGTGAAGACCCAGACTCGATGGGAGAAAGGGACCCAAAGGCTTTAGAAAACCTAATAAACGGAGCCAAAAATCTCTTTGACCTTTTGATTGAGGAGGACAACTTAAAGGAGTACGTATACTTCGCGGGATTTTTACAAGATGGCATACTTAAGCATGAACTTCTTACAAAGCTCAGTCGTGCAAAAAACATCCCCATAGACAGCATATACAGCATGCTACCTAAGAAAACTCAAAAGAAAGAGAGTAGTCATGGTTTAAGCTACTATGAAAAAGTGTTCCTTATAGGACTATACAGGTTAAAACCTAAGGATGTTGACCTAAGGCTGTTAAATCTATCACCGGAGGCTATGCTTTTGGCAGAAGAGATACTCTCCGGTGAGGAAGATTTGCCAGATTTTTTACAAAACGAGCGTATACCCAACTTAGAAGAAGCTTTTCGGTTTGCTCTAGAGAATCTGAAGATAGAAAAAAAGAGTGTAAGTTTGAGATCTTTGCGCAAAAGGTTCTCTGAGTTATAAAACGAGTTTATACAGAGATTAGAAGATTTTATGTATATCGCACTTAAACATACATATATTTTGGTCTAAAAAGCAGCTGGAGGTTAAAAGATGAAAAAGCTCCTAGGTTTTACCCTTCTAGGGATGGGGATTTCCTTCTCAGCACCCATCTTTATGGATGCAGAGTACGCCAAAGAGTTGTGCCATATGTGGAACAAAACGCCACAGCTGGTGGAGGAGCTCGGCAAGAGTGAAAGCTGGATGGCCGCTCCAGAGAGGAAGATATTCATCTACAGGGAGGACTGTGGAGATAAAAAGCAGATCCAGCTGACCATAAAGAACGAGAACGGAAAGGCTGTGTGCGTGTACGGAGGATGGGCGAAGGACAAGAGGGGTAAGGATGACTTTCTCATGTACGCAGAGACGAAAAGATGGCTTGAGATGGGAAGGAAAGAGTATGGACCTATGAAGGCGATGATGCTGGGAAGGCTAAAGTTTGAAGGTCCCAAGTTTGTAGCTATGAAAAACATGGGACCCTTTGAAGCCTTCTTGGATATAGTAGACAACCCACCTCATGACAGCAGCAGGTGTCCTTAAAGGATAACCTCCTCTAGGGTCAGCCCCTTAGCCTTTGCCGAGTAGGGGCATTTGGCCCCTTTTAGATACTCTTCAACATTCTTTAGATCTATTTTACCGAGTCCCACATGTACGATAGCACCTACCATACGCCTGACCATATACCTGAGAAAGTGTGAAGCTCTGAAGCTTATGGTTATAAGCTCTCCCTCCACCTTCATATTCACCTCCTTAAGATGTACAACCGTGTTTTTGTCTTCCTCTTCAAGCTTTGCAAAACCAGAAAAGTCGTGTTCACCCACGAGTATGTTACATGCTTCCTTCATGGCATCAAGGTCTAAAGTCCTGGGTAGCTGCCAAACGAACGGATAAAGGAAGGGATCTCTTCTGTAAGAGTTATGTATACGGTACGAATACACTTTTTCTTTTACATGATAGCGCGCGTTGAAAGTGGGGTCTACCTTTAGAACTTCCTTTACTCCTATGTCCTTTGGTAACATGCCGTTGAGGGCCTTCAGTAGGGCTTCATCTTTTACATCCTTTTGGGATAGGAAGTTGGCCACGTAGTCCTTTGCGTGCACTCCTGCATCTGTTCTACAACAACCGATTAGCTTCACTGGATGTCCCAAAATGGTGTTTAAAGCCTCCGATAAAACTCCCTGTACAGTCCTTAGACCTGGCTGGACCTGCCACCCGTGGAAATCAGTCCCTACGTAAGAGAGCCTAAGGAGGTAGTTGATCATCTACAGTAGCTTTGTAAGGTCACGAATCTTCTCAGCATCAGTGAAGCTCGTGGAAGCATGAGCCTCTGGATGACCGTACAGACCGCAGAGGGTAACTATGGTAGTGGGTGTATGTTTTCTTAGCATCCTTATGACGAAGTCTGTCCTGTAGCAGTGGACTCCCACCAGAAGGGTTAGGTCGTTCTGTGTATGCAATATAGTATGGTATGGATTGGGAGGATCCATCTCTACTGTTGGGTCGTACTTCTTGAGCTTGGGCCTGTAATCGGGGAGGATCTTTACCATGACCTTGTCTAACTTTTCCAATAGCTCTCTCACAGCTTGTGCCTTTTGCCTTAGTTCCTCCTCTCCAAAGTCCCACAGGAGCAATGGACCTACTACTAGGGTAGGCCTTTTAGACTCTTTTATAAGCTTTGCTATGTACTCAAGGGCTTCTTTGTAGCTTACGGCTCTATCTCCTATAGTGGCTTCACCTTTGAAGACTTCTTCCTGCATGGCTGTTCTAGTCCTATCCTCTTGTGGGGTAGGGACAGCCTTTGGTTTTTTGTAGTACGAGGGGATAAACTCCTTGAAGTATGGAGAAAAATCAAAGGATTGATTCTTCTTATGGTGTGAACCGTCTATAGACTCTTTTACCGATAGGCTCTTATAAAGGTCCTCCTTTATCAGATCCAGCTCTACTGTAAACTCTCCGTGATAGGCTTTTTCTTCTTCTTCAACTCCAAGACTGTAGCAAGTGGTACCCACTATGTCAAAAAGCACACCGTTAGCTCCTTCCTTGGAAGCCCTCTGGAATATCTCATACCTCTTTTCATAAAACTCATAGCAGCAGTGGCCTATGTACGTATAACCGTTTTTGGCACACCACAGGAGTGTATCCCTCAAGAGTTCAAAGGAAGTTATGGTTATGGGTATCATGCCCTTTTCATAAGCGAGCCTGTAGGCATCTCCTACAGTACATCCACCACACTCTCCACAGTCATCCAGATGTCTGTAGTCACACCACCTTGGCTTTGCACAGTAAGGTAATAGCATAACCTTGGCCTTTTTTATGTTCTCAATAAGCGGAGCACCTATGGAAGCTATTATGTTGTTAAGTCTTTTTTTTTCTATGCCAAGGTCAAGACCTTCCACCTTCCTTAAAGGAAAGATGACCGCCTCTACAAAGTCATCCACAGTAAGGTTAAGACCTTCCCACTCTCTGTTCTCAAAGAACTCTCTTATCCTCTTTTCCACATCCCTGATGGGTGTATGCTTTAGGTACGCCTCCAGGTCGTATATGAGCCTTTGGGGTTTTACAAAAAGATCTCCGTTTATGATAACCTCCTGTAGGACCATCCTCTGAGTGTCCACCTTAGCAGAAACCCTAAAGGTTCCACCTGGACACCTGTATATACCATAGAGCATCTCCATACTTTCGGGAGCCTTCTTCACGTGGTATATCCATTCTTCGCTGGCAAAGTAATCTCTTTTCTCTTCAAGTAGATTTAGTTCTTCCTGTGTCAGCTCTCCCCACTGGTATTCTATGCCTAGCTCTTCAGACAGACCTTCCAGTATGGCATCAAAGACTTCCTTATCTTCAGGAAGTCTACCTAAGTACCTCTTTACCCACTCTACCCTATCCTCAGCGCTCTTTATACCCTTTGAAGTGAGCTTTTCTACTGGAATCTGGAGGGACTTTAACATCCTTTCTACACTAAAGTCCATCAGTATGGTACCCTGGTAGAGGAAGGAATTACCTTCAAAGACTCCACCCGTTCCAGAAATCTTCCTACCTTCTACCTCTATATCGTTCCTTGGTCTGAACTCCGCAGGAATGCCTAGCTTTCTTAAACCTCTGGCTACACCCTGACATATCTTCTTGGTTAGTTCTTCGTAACTACTAACTCCCAAATCCGCCGTAGACCCTATCACCTCCCATCCTATCTGTGACCTGTCAAAGTAGATGGCTCCTCCTCCTGTTATCCTCCTGCCTACCTGTATACCTTCCCTTTGGGTGTACTCGAGCCTCACTTCCTGCTCTATGGCTTGGTGAAAGCCTATGAGTACACACTCTGGATCAAACTTCAGAAACCTTATGGTATTTGGTATCTTCCCCTCTGATCTTAGGTCCAACATTATCCTGTCTAGGGCTATGTTCTCGTAGTGTGGTCTGGGCCCTGTATAGACAACTCTCCACATACTTCTCCTCCTTTTTCAGGAAAATTTTGCTGAAAAGACCTGTAGGGAAATGACTTATATCACCTGCCCCAGAAGCCCTTTCTTTCTTCTCTTGCTTTTCTCTGAGCTTCCAAGAAGTGTTCCGCATACTTTACGTTTGGTGGTATCGTGTACACCTGTGCGTATCCTTCTCTTATCAAGATCTCATTCAGCATTCTTCCATCCTCTAACCATACGTAAGCAAGTAGCCTTCCATACTTGTCTGTAGGTTGGACGTCTGTTTCAAGGTATACCTTTGTACCGGGCTTTAGTATACTGCTGGTAAACTTTTTAGCCTCTTGTCCCATCTTTATGATCTCATCTAGACTCTGACCTGTCTTTGCAGAATCCCTATAAGCCTTTTGGTTTGCTGAGCTTTCTGGAGTATCCACACCTATCAGCCTAACCTTTATCTCTTCATTACCTCGTACACATACGAAGGTGTCACCGTCTACTACCCTCTTCACTATGCACTCATCTCCCTTTGGTTTAACGCTGACCTGCTGTGGTGCTTCTTGGACTTTCTTTGGAGCTTCTTGAACCTTGCAACCTGAAAGGATGAGCGCAAGCAAGAGCAGTAAAAATCTAACCATCATACATACCTCCCACAAAGAATGCTACTTTACCCTGAGGACTCTTTGCTTCCCCCTCTATCACTTTACATTTTACAGTAAGAAGGAAGAATACCTTTCTGTTGGAAGAGCTCAAAGTCTCATAGTTGGCCTGTCCTTTGCTTATGACTATATCAGACTCGTAGAAGGTCTTTCTAAACTCCTCCGAACAGTCCTCTAAGAAGGTCCCTACCTTATCAGAACCGTTCTCTATAACTCTGCATAGCTTGTCCATACCTACTTCTATGGCGTCTTCCATGAGGGCATCGTTAAGTATAGGATAGCTTTTTACAGCGTAAACTACTTCCTTGCCTGCCTTTACGAGCTTTTCCACAAGAAGGGTGTCAAAAGCAATTTCTCCGGCGTTGTCTCCTACTATGAGTATAGATCTTGCCTTTAGGAACTCCTCCACAAAGCTTTCGTACTCAAACCTACCTACTCCTATGTTTAGTATGTCGTCCAAGTTTACAGAATCTTTTATGGCAAAGTCTACAGCGTTCCCAGCTCCTGAGAGTATGAGCACTTCTCTAAGATCAAGATCCTTTTCCTTGAGGTTTTTTAGTATACTGTAAGCCTTTGCATTGGAAAGCTTTTTTATTTCATAGAAAGGATCCTCCTGACCTGTTAACTCTTTGACCAACTTTTGTATGTAATAAGCGTAGTAAGCTGGACTTTTATCTATTGTCTGAAGGCTGGAGAGGTATCTGACAAGCTCTAAAGCGATCTCTTTCTGTTTGTCGTCATCTAGATTTAACCTTTTGACGGCGTTTATACCCTGATTTATGAGGCATGGTATGCACGGAGCTTTTGCTATCATACTTGCACAACCTTCAACAGGCCAGCCTCCTTTAATCCCTCCCTTATGGCGTGTAGTAGTTTATCCATAGCTTCTTGGTAGGAGCTTGCCCTTATCTTTGCACCCGAAGCATACTTGTGCCCACCACCACCAAGAAGGTTGGCTACTTTCGCCACGTCTACCTTACCCTTCGACCTTAGAGACACCTTCCAAACACCTTCATCAGGTTTCTCTATGAGAGCGTAGGCTACTTCAACACCCTCTATGGACCTTGGGAAGTTTACAAGACCTTCGCTGTCTGGATACTCTGTACCTGTTTCTTTGAAAAACTTGTCAAATACAGTGACTCCTGCTACTAAACCTTCTTCGTGTAGGGTTATGGTTTCTAAGACCTTGGCTGTTAACTTTATCTTTGCTAGGGATTCTCTCTCTGAGAACATGGTGTAGGTCCAGTAGGGTTTGGCTCCCTTTTGGCATAGCTCCCTAGCTAGCTCAAAGGTTCGTTCGTCAGTGTTCGAATACCTGAAAAAGCCTGTATCGGTGGCAAGCCCTGCATATATACACTCAGCAATCTGCTCGTCTATGAGATTCTCATCCCAAGCCTTCATGAGCTCATAAACCAACGTAGTGGTAGATGGTGCTGACGGATCTATGTAATCCCACTGTCCGTAAAAATCTCCACCTACGTGATGGTCTATGCGTGCCTTCTTTATGGCCCTCACTTCGGCACCGGCTCTATAGAAGCCGCTAGCATCCACTATTATGCCAACGTCAAACACCTCCGGTAGGGGAAGCCTCTGCACGTGCTCCACACCTGGGAGGAAATCCAAGAAGTGGGGCACTTTATCCTTACAAGCTATGGTAACATCTTTGCCGAGCTTTTTAAGAAACATATAGAGGGCCAAGGCGCTGCCCAAAGTGTCCGCATCGGGGTTTTCGTGCGACACTATCAAAATCTTACCCTTTTCTTCTTTTAAAAGTTCTATAATAGGAATACTTTCCTTAACCATCCTCCTACCTCCGAACCTATTAAATTTATTCCTTTATGCCTAAGCTTTCCAGAGCTTTAGCACACCTACTGCATACTTCTCCTTCAAATTCTTCCTCGTGATAGTAAAGCCAGCACCTTGGACACTTTTTCCCCTCTACCCTGCTGACACCTGTATAAAGACCTTCCAAATCCTCTGATTGGTACCTGTACTTGCCTCCTTCCGAAAGCTCTACCCGGCTTACGGTAAAGAAGTACTTAAGGTGATCCTCATACCGCTTTAGAACTTCCAGGACATCTTCTCTTCCCCATACAAAAACATGGGCTTCGTAAGGATGAGCTATCTCTTTCTGACTTCTTGCCATTTCAACGGCGCTCATGACAGCATCTCTTACCTTGAGTATAAGCTTAAAGTCTTCCTCCAAACCTTTGTTTACAAGGCTTTCATCTGGTTTTGGCATGCTATGAAGGAATACACTCTCTGGAAGGGAAGGGTCTAACCTTCTTATGTGCTGCCATGCCTCTTCGGCTGTAAAGCTTAAGAAGGGTGCTATACCCGTGGTGATAGCAAGGAGAAGCTGGTAAAGAACCGTTTGTGCTGATCTCCTCTCCCAGGAGCTGGGAGCGTACACGTAAAGCCTGTCCTTTAGCACGTCTAGATAAAAGGAGGAAAGCTCCACGGAGCAGAAGTTTCTTATAAGCTGGTAGACTCTGTAAAACTGATAATTTTCGTAGTGTCTGTGTACTTCCTTAAGTATTCCTTGGAGGTAGGAGAGCATCCACCTGTCCAAAGGGTGGAGTTTGTCAACCGGTATGGCTGAAGATATCTCAAAGTCGTAAAGGTTACCTAGTAAGAACCTTATAGTGTTTCTTATCTTCTTGTAGTCTTCTACTACGTTCCTTAGGATGTTCCTGCCAAGCCTCATATCCTCCGTGTAGTCTTCTGAAACCACCCAAAGCCTGAGTACGTCTGCACCGAACTCCTTTATTATCTCTTGAGGTGAGATGACATTCCCGAGAGACTTGGACATTTTTCTACCTTTCTCATCAACGGTAAAGCCATGCGTCAGTACAGCTTTATACGGAGCATCTAGGTAGCTTCCCACAGACTCAAGGAGGGATGACTGGAACCATCCCCTGTGCTGATCAGATCCCTCAAGGTAAAGATCTGCCTTCTGTATGCCTCTCTTCCTAAGAACATACGCATGGGTGGATCCAGAGTCAAACCACACGTCCAGTATGTCTTCTTCCTTCCTAAACTCCTTAGATCCGCAGTAAGGACATGAAAAGCCTTCTGGCAGAAGTTCCTCTTCCTTTAGTTCAAACCAGGCATCAGCCCCAAAAGGATGTTTTTCAAATATCTGCGCTACATGTTTGAAGATTTCTGAAGAGTGTACTACATGGCCGCAGGACTTACAGTAGAACACAGTTATGGGAACACCCCAGTACCTCTGTCTTGATATACACCAATCTGGTCTCTGTTCTACCATAGACTTTATCCTGTTCTTGCCGTAAGGGGGTATCCATTGGACCTCTTCTATCTTCTCAAGGGCTAGCTGTCTTAGAGTTTTGCCTTCAAAGGGAGTGTCTAAACTTATAAACCATTGAGGTGTTGCCCTGAAGATGACAGGGTTTTTACACCTCCAGCAGTGAGGGTAGGAGTGGACTATCTTTTCCTGATGGATAAGCAGTCCCTTCTCCTTTAAGTACTCTATTATCCTCTCGTTGGCCTCAAAGACTCTAAGACCTCTCAAGAACTCTGGAGCTTCATCTGTAAACCTCCCTTCATCGTCCACTGGTGCGAAGGGTTCAAGTCCATACCGCAAGCCAACTATGTAGTCCTCCCTACCGTGCCCTGGTGCCATGTGTACCAGTCCGCTACCCGTTGATAGGTCTACAAACTCCGAAGGGTAAACCTCTCCAACACCACCGAAGGGTCTTTCGTACTTTAGCCCTACTAGGTCCTTGCCCAAGACCTCTTTGACCACTTGAGCCTCGGCCTTTAGCTTAATTAGCAACTGCTGCAAAAGGGCCTTGGCTACTATGTAGACTTCTTCGCCTATCCTGGCAAAGACGTACTCGTAATCTGGGCCCACCATAACGCCCATATTGGCGGGAAGGGTCCATGGGGTGGTAGTCCAGATTACCAGGTATGTTCCTTTTTCATTGAGAAGAGGGAGCTTTACAT
The DNA window shown above is from Thermocrinis minervae and carries:
- a CDS encoding prepilin peptidase, with the protein product MFEYVLLFVIGSVLGSFYNVLIYRIPRGMSIIRPGSSCPKCGSSIKFYDNIPIISYLILRGRCRYCGEKISLRYPVVEFLSGALACLSYYKWGATFEAFVYFVFFSLLLILSFIDWQTFTLPDSLTLGGLAFGLITSFFRHDLRFPESLLGSLLGGGLFLAIYLFYVKVRKMEGLGFGDVKLMAFIGSVGGPWAVIFSVSLGSILGLLYAIPIILKHRSFDFVIPYGPFLSLGAFLGLVFKDYLLSIF
- a CDS encoding heavy-metal-associated domain-containing protein is translated as MEKVIKIEGMTCQHCVNTVKRALYSVEGVSHVEVSLEDKLAKVSLEKDVPFEELKKAVESFGYKVVGEV
- a CDS encoding protein kinase domain-containing protein, which encodes MRFEEFKSSLENLEKIGEGWRGIVYKAVYNSKQVAVKVAKSPEKEHAIRKEAEILNALKGNHNFPQILVVGEDFFVYEYVEGTPFEKLNLTQKEKLLVYSKLLDIAYYLDSIGISRDEFHDLRKNLLIKSDGNLCLMDFDRATFGKGHNLTQFLQLLRREGLITHEEAISLGKEYRKEPKKTYLHLKTLLERLVQEAT
- a CDS encoding endonuclease III domain-containing protein → MERSTEKNPRKLIYILKPSLKDLYKKLLSLYGPQNWWPVDKKYHAMHGTDPREEVIIGAILTQNTSWKNVEKALERLKNYGKLSLDFILECPTEKLEDLIKPAGFYRQKAKRLKAVARALHPLERIKRITREELLRIDGVGPETADVILLYAFDVESFVVDKYTIRFMERFYGIRKNYHQMKALFEESLEKDLTVYKEFHALIDEHAKRYCKKAPLCEECPVNSWCLSAVPSFQEVSFSRSREEAP
- a CDS encoding cytochrome c1 encodes the protein MIRTAFFTVITVLFFFVLWFHNPFVAHESYKVPAEHMKIIEDYGRYAKEGKQLFEQNCQSCHSVRYDAVYPASIQANPNLKALQEKYGKVLPRDVYEATFYSDLMALKESFGKVPPDLSTMYIARGPEYLYNFILEPQKVLPGTSMPPVMTGRPEETAKIVAYLRSVSEPDPAEKNKRALMGVFTIGYLILMGLLLWIWRKKLLEKMGLH
- a CDS encoding cytochrome b, encoding MIGMIKRWIDERAKLSELWQSQMIDYKVPKNLTFPYAFGVMALVAFAIQIISGIFLVMYYQPNIYKAFDSVNYTIMKEIPFMWLIRNVHAAGANFFLAIVYLHMLTGIYYNAYKKPRELTWMVGWLIYFVLLMTALSGYLLPWGQLSYWGMVVTTEIPTAIPGVIGETISVLMKGGYELGQITLGRFFGLHIWLLPLILLGLVGFHLYLVRANGISNPEGREIDKKKEGVPFHPYMTLKEGAYVMWYLALFFFFVFFHMSHFTPPDNFEPADPFKTPPHIAPEWYLLAYYTIFRSIPEKFLGFVVFNIALLLLLVLPFLDFSPLRSARNRPLFFIAFLVLVISSIALTILGTMPPTPTNAMLGLIFTVGFVGFFLSLPIISIVEWGWYKAKGGKEQ
- the petA gene encoding ubiquinol-cytochrome c reductase iron-sulfur subunit; the protein is METSRRDLLGLAIGGLGLVGVAGVLYPLLKTLAPSASSLAGAKVEVDGSQIPEGQVRVVSWKGKPVFVVHLPQNFQWPGKTKETDNYKLLQGQPLYALVAVCTHLGCVPLWKPQGEAEYNYPVFHCPCHGGFYSPWGDNIAGPPPRPLHVPPQKVEGTKLIIGEPGFVKELT